CGTGGAATAGGTAGTATAGGCAGATGCATCAATTGTAAGAATAATATTTGAAGAATTGAATAGCCCTTGTTCTTTAGGGAAAACAACCAGCTTTTATAGTTTGTTTCAAACACTGCCTCGTTACACTGTTGAATGTGGCATGCCCCCCTTGCATTTGCTTGGGTTCATCGGCAAGGGGATACGAGCGTCCGTCGGAGTCTGAACGGGATCAAGATGCCAATAGGTCATTATAGCATTATCTTACTAGCACAGAAATCAAGTGAAGAACATATGACAACTTCTTAGAATTCCACCTAGGATTCATATCAATATCGTTATGGCCATGTGCACTATGCTAACAATAAATTCCGAAATATCCCCTCGTCCTACCTGTAAGTCTCGCCTAAGTATCTGCACAACTGGGATGACACAATTCCCAATTTAATACTCTATCATCGACCATCCGCAGATCCGATTCAAGGACACCTGTATCCTGTATGACAATCGGGAAACATCAAACGTCAACGAACACACAAGAttgttcttcctccatcCCAGGTGATACGCTTTCGAACTGCCATTTTAAATCCTTTGTGTGTAGCGTTGATCACAGAGTTATTTTCATCCAGGAGGTAAGCAGAGGGCGCAAAAACCAAAGCCTCCCCTGTTCGCAAACATGCGATCTCACGAAGCCCATCAAGACTTTCTTcggtgctgttgttgttgctcTGGTCACCAATAGTGATGTGCTTCCTAATTGTTCTATACCACTCGGGGCTTGTAAAGCGATGGATAATTGTCATAGAGCAAAGGTCAATCAGCCGTGGCGAGATGGTTGGCTCCTGCGTGGAGATGACGGTTCGGACCCCAAGGTGGCGTTGTTGGCGGATGATGTTAAGGAATGTCTCGGTCAAGTCCTTGGCCGCTGGTGTTTCGCTCATGTACTAGAATCTCATTTTAAGCATATTGACAGGGGCAGTTATGGAGTCTCCTCACTGATCATCAACTGAGCCAATTAGGTATTTCTTACCTTATGAGCCTCGTCTGCCACGATCATCTTACCCCGTGAGGAATGGGCATGTAGGAAGAGTTCAATAGCAATACGAAAGAGAAGACAGGTGGTAGCCTGATCCATGAATGGGCAAGATAAATCCAAGATAGTGATGCCGCCATCAATGAAGTAGTCACCATTGTGCTCCCCCTTGAGGTCCAGATAGGAATCAAGCAGATCCAGTCTCTGATGTAGGAAGGGTGTCTGCATACGATTTAAGTTAAGGTCTTCTAGACGTTTTCTGAAATCGAGATAATCAAAGGTTCCTCCTTTGTTTTCAATTGCCATTTCACGGAGCACTCTGATTACCTGGCTCATGTATAAGGGCATCTGATCACCATTTCCCACACACATGAGAGATAACAGTGTGCTGATATTCAAGTGATGTGGCTTGAGCCTGAATGGCTGAACCTCAACATTTGGTATCTGGGAGTACATTTTCTTGAGATTGTAGAAATTCGAGGGAGGCACCAGAACTCTAACGCGGATGAAGAGTCCTTGTTTCGACCATTCCGGCAAGACCGAAGACAGGAATGCAGCTTCGCACGGCTGGGCGCCAACATTCGAGCTGTACTCATTGAAATTGAGCACCAACGTGGAGAGTGGCTGTTTCAGGGCTCCTAAAGTAGGCAAGGGCAAGGAGCAATTCTCTGACATACAGGTTAGCCTTGTGAAAAGATGCCCCCCGAAAGTCAATGTTACCGATGATGCAGCTAGTGGTATGAGACTTCCCACTGCCTTGGACCCCACATATGAAGGCCGAGAATGGCACATTTGTGTTTAGCATAACTCTAGGATCCGGGGGTAATGCTGATTGTTGACCCCTTAACCCACCCATAAGAGCAAATTGGGATGGCATAGCTCTTGCAGTAGAGGATATCAAGACTGCATTCTGGGCACTGGTGCAGTCCTGCTGTTCGGGAGTGCAATTACCATGATCGTTAGGACTCAGAAAGCACATCTGATTTGCCAGAGAAGGCACGGCCGAAGTGGTGAAACTGGAGGGCCTTCCATTTGGACTATTCATCGAAAGGTGATCCTGGAAGTCTGTTCTACTTGTTATAGACATTCAGCGGGAAAGAGCAAGAAATAACGACGACCAGACCTTGTAAGATTGCATGACCATTCTGGTGTTCCTTGTTCATGATGTAGTTGATTCTTCCTTTGTCTGGGTTCACTTTTCTGTCACATTTTGTAACCTGATATCCATTAGAGCCATATTCTTACAGTAAGTTGATTTAGTGAGAATAAAGGGATCATGTTCGGTACTTACATCAGTTGTGTTTTCGTTCTGATTGCAGTCTGTCTTTGACGGCCCAGACTGTGTCTCTACGTCCTTTCCACTACGTTGCTGCAGAGAGAAAGCATAGCTAAATGGGCATGAACGTCAGCGCCCGAATAATGGAGCTGGTGACTTACTCGACCACCACATTGTTTATATGGTTCTCCTGGTCCGGATGCTTGGCTAGAAATCTAGATTTGATCGCTTCGTTGTCGACCTGGCCTGTCTTCGAATACATATCCCTGACAGCTTGACGCATATCAGCTTTTAGGTTCGGGGGAGGCCTGTTGATCCCTGATTTTTTCTTCGACATTTCGGGTTCTCAAGTTCTCAAGTTCTCAAGTGCGACGGAGTCTCCTGCTACAACGGAACAGAAGAGATAGATGGGAACAAAGCGCGTCGCAAGAATCGCTCCTGCTGTAAGAGAGTGAATGGGGGTCACGTGTGGTAGCCATATACACAGGCTACTTGGACACCAGACAAGGCTGACACGTTTCACTGCCTATAAGGCTAGATATAACCAACATGACTCGCAATATGCAAGTTTACGCAAGGCTTCGTCTTATCACTGCAGAGAAAAATTATTCTGGAGCCCAACTACCAAAGGCCGAGCCTATTATCATGCATCTAGAGATTGGTGGGCTTGATGGACATTCCATTATAATTCGCATAGTGAGAATTGCGACAGCTTGTACCAAAGCGTGGCTCGATAACTGTCTGTCAAGTTGTCTGTAGCTATACATATATCGGTCGCGTCTGAAGATTTGTCAACTAGATATCTTCTCCTAATGCGTTGGTCTGAAAACATACTTTCATGCCACTCCTGAGTCATTACagctagtatatattttCCATCTAAGAGATCTTTTTAAAGACTGCTGTTGTGGCCCAATGGTGTGAAGCTATTTATGATACATCTggttgaaagaaaaatatttagGAACCCCTCTGCGGGGTTGGCACGGGCATTCTCGACTTTAGCATTGCTTTGGCTGGTTATTTACAGTTCATCCAGAAATTCCACACGGTAAATATCAGCCTCTcagtattaaaaaaaaatagggtagaagaagaaccagaatTGGTGATAGCGCTGCACGCGATAGAACAGAAATCAAAAAATCTCTCCCtcggggaatcgaaccccggtCTCCCGCGCTTGTTCCTTTTAGGATGACAAGCGGAAATCATGACCACTAGACcaaggaagatgaggttgATCGAGTTACCGCTCGACCACTTGGCTCAATGGTTATTGAACGTTTTTATGTTTTGATTATTATAGCCTCACTATTCTCTTGCAAAAAAGACCCTCGCGATGACTGACTGTTTCGGCTTGTCATTTTCAGAGAAACAGTCACAAGTTCTACCCTTCGTTCTCATGAACAATAGTATTGGTGTCTTGGAGAATTATACTACTATTAGATAAGTTCCTGCTGCAGGTTTTCTTATTGGGTAACAGCGCCACCGGACATTGCCGTGTAGGCCCGTTTTTACACAATGAAGTGCAAGGATAATAATAAGCCAACTATGGGATTGTCAGATGCTCCTGACAGTTGGGATTCTTTTCACAAGGTATCGCGTGACACTAATGGTATAGGTACAGATTACTGTGTTGCGAGCGATACTCGAGAAGCGTGTCGAAAAACTTGTGAGCATCGCATGACGAAGACTTACAGCACCAGTATCCCACCTGAGTGTTTTCATACCTAATTTAACTCGGGATATTTGGGGGTGAGCCGCGAAGATACATGCATTTATCGAACAGTAAGGCACTTAAGAATGGTGTTCAGCAGCAATGTTGACCCCAATGCCGCGGGTAAACGAGTAGCACATCAACTGATTTATCTGCGCGCCCTGACGATATCGTCATACATTAGATGAATTGCAGAAGGCCCCAAATCAAAGAGGAACGATTAAGGTCGGACCCCCGACGGCTTGACTGGAGATCTACAGGGGACTAAGTCAATTAAAGGGGACATGGGTTGTCCATTCGGATGAGGACTTTCAGGAACTCCACCATAATCGGCAGCGAAATTACCCCTTTGGGAAATATCCCCAGGAACAAGCCGCCCGTTGATCGTTAAAGAACAGTTTATGTTGGCTGCTCTAAGGCCACGATGTAACATAATCATGCATCCTTTTCTATCCAACTGGAATGAAGCTTTCCGCCAAGGATTGATCTTCGCCCAGTAGGCAACTCTCAACGGAGCTTTAGCCCGTTGATAGTGATGTCTCATTCCCCTCTTCAGTCGCGAGCGGGCATTGAAGCATCTGAGTGTCGCCTCCCATGTATATAAACCAGACATTCCCAGGCCTAAAATTCTCCTTCCGGTGTGACGAGAGAAACTAACTACCAACCTCCTGTTGTTTATTAGTTTGCCCCAAGCCCTCTTATCCTGCCTGTGAGGATGTGGTTTTCAAGCACCGCGTGGTTGTTACCATTGGCACTTGCAGGAAGCGTCCAGGCGCTGCCCAAAGGTGCCAAAATAGGAACAACAGCGTCCCACGTTAGGAAAGGCGGAGTGACTTACAACGTCTTTGAACATGCTGCCACTGGTGCTAGGTTGGAATATGTCAACAACTCCGGTATTTGTGAGACTACGAAAGGCGTGAATCAGTACAGTGGCTACTTAAGTGTAGGAGAGAACCAGAACATGTTCTTTTGGTATGGGTCCTCCTTATCCATGTCCCAGTTATGGAAACATCTGACCGGATGGTCAGGTTCTTCGAGAGTCGCAACAACCCGCAACAGGCGCCGCTCTCTGCCTGGTTCAACGGCGGCCCCGGCTGCTCTTCCATGATCGGATTGTTCCAGGAGCATGGACCCTGCCACTTCGTCAACGGCGAGGATACTCCATCCTTGAACGAACATAGCTGGAACAACTTTGCCAATATGCTATACATTGACCAGCCTATCGGTGTAGGCTTTTCGTATGGAGATAACCCTGTTAATAGCACGTGGACTGCTGCTCCATATGTTTGGAAGTTTCTCCAGGCTTTCTATGAGCATTTCCCACAGTACGAAAGCCGCGACTTTGGCATTTTCACCGAGGTGAGAGATTCAATCAAAGCGTGTGGGCACTGGAATTACTGACTGAGCAAGTCATACGGCGGTCACTATGGCCCCGGTTTTGCTTCGTATATCCTGGACCAGAATAATGCTATTGAAGCAGGTAGTCAGAAAGGTGAAAAAGTCAATTTGGTTGCTCTGGGAATCAATAATGGCATGTTCGACTCGACGCTGCAAGAGAAGGCTTACATTACATTCGCATACAACAACACCTACAGACAACTCATCGATGAGTCATTGAAAGACAAGCTTCTGGAGGCTTACGAGTCTGAATGTCTCCCAGCTGTTCAGAAATGCCAGCAGACTCAAACAAATGAGGACTGCCAGAATGCTGGCTCAGTGTGCGGAGAGAGCGTCGAGAATCCAATCATGCAAGCTGGTGGTGACTTTGATGTGTATGATGTGCGAGAGCCATCCAACGACCCCAATCCACCAGAGACATACTCCAAGTACATCGCAAGACCCGACATAATGAAAGCAATCGGTGCGAGGTCGGACTACCAAGAATGCGCGGATGCTCCCGGTCAGAAATTCGGTGCTACCGGAGATGGTCAGTATCTTGATATTCGTTTCCAGCTCACGGATCTAACTTGAGTAGAATATCGTTCAACCCTCCCAGACTTGTCTGAGGTCATCAAGGCAGGAGTCAACGTTCTTGTATGGGCAGGCACAGCAGACTATATCTGCAACGTCGATGGAAGCATTGCTGTGGCCAACGCAGTTGATTTCTCGGGACACGACGAATTTCAGGGCAAGGCCCTCGAGGCCTATAAGGTAAATGGAAAGGAGGTTGGACAGTTCAAGTCTGTCGACAACTTTCATCTCCTGACGGTATACGACGCTGGGCACGAAGTTCCCTATTACCGTAAGTGCATAATGTTTATCTTTTCCGTGGCCCGACATAATTGCTAATTAACGCAGAGCCGGAGACCGCCCTTCAGGCCTTTACCCAGATCCTGCAGAAGAAGCCGCTTTCCTCTACTTAAAGCCTGTGAAATGAGGAATTAGCTTTATGGAGAGCATTATGAACCAGTACCAGCAGCGTTGGATGAATTCGGACTTAGTTGGGACCACCAGATAAAAATGTGACGCTATGCGGCAGTTGGTCCTTAGTCTCAAGTGTCCAAGCCGGTCATATACTCATGTTATTCAATTGTAAATAGGGATGCAGGTAACAGATCTTGTTGCCCAAAGTCTTGAACATAATTTATATCTTCTATCAATGGTCTATGTTTGTATATGTTGTCGCAGAGCGTGGATGTCTAAGCCTACGCGGTATAATTCACTCATAATTACCTGCGGCACCAGCATAAGCCTTGCTTTATAGAATGACTTTCTACCTTACCAATATGCCGCAGTAATCTACCATTGGATAGCATTTGGTCAGCGCTTGTCCGCAACAGTTTATTATTGTGTTATGCAAAAAGAGAGGATTTTATCCCTTGACACCAAGAGCTTCAAACAATTACCGGGACGCACTTGAGCTGCCCAAGTGCCACTCTGAGTCTTACAATATTAATGCTTGAGTATGCACAACAGATAAAGCTTCCAAGGCGCCTCATAGTCGCTTATGATTCATTAGTTATGGCACTGCAGGTACTATCAGAAACTCATTATATTCAGTGATGATCCGTTCTCCTCAGTCATACCTATCCCCAGCATGATAAAATTTGACATGCTTTTTAGGCACGATACGAGCAGATATTGGATTTGCTATTTGCTGTGAAGATAGACATCATTGCTTGATGAATAGTGTACAACATGTCACCCTGCTTCTACTGCTTAAATATACATCTCCGATTCGCACTTACCCAAAGCTGTCGGTTGTAGTGGCTATGGCTCCGTCTGCACTACCTGGACAATATCATTCTATCCACGACTATACTTCACGCAGCTGCAACCATTAACAAGTTATAATAGCAAAGTCGACGTAGTCCTGCTTATTCACCCGTCTTCTGTAGGTATgattttaaattagtaaCATTCTGTCTATATATCACAAGTTTTGCATACTTACAGTAATATGGCACTTTGGCGGAGTGGTTAACGCGATGGCCTGCTATGCCCTCGGTATATCAGCCCAGCCATTCCCTTCGGGGGCGTGAGTTCGAATCTCACAGGTGTCGGTTTTTTctcatttttatttcttccttACCTAATCTTATTACTTTCTACCTGCCCTACTTCCGTACCCATTCCAAATTGTGCTTGTTGACTGTCTTGAATATCCAGTCAACTGTGTGCTCCTTGGTATGCGCATCTTGGAATTTCCAGTGCATAGCCAGAAAGTCCACAAATTGTTAGTCCATATCCAAAAGGGTCAATGAGACCCAGGATGCATGATCCGAGCCTCATTTTATGCACATCTCTACTCCGtgtagatttatttatacttgCCCGTGAGAAAGTTACATTGTTCATGAATGTTCTGGTTCCAAAAGTGTATCGTGATAGGATCTCCATCTGGCTGAACTACCACAAGAACATAATCGACACTGCTGATAGAACCAAGGATTGTGAAGATACTGGCAACACCATGACCTAATGTTGGCTTCTTCCAACAATATCGTGATGGCGATGATATCGAGCTTAATTTTTGTTGTAAAGAGTTTAAAAAGCCAAtcgtgaagaaagaaaggaccAGGTTCGAGGGAAGATTACCCCCACCCTCCCAAATGCGCATAAACGGGGTGTTGGCTGCATCCCGGACACCGCTGCACATCTGTCCTTAAAGCCCAACGAGAGAATAAGGCACTAAAACTCTCCATGAGGATGTATGTCAGCGAAAAGAAGGCTTGATATGTACTGCCTATAGCAACCATGTAACCTGAAGGGAAAAAAtgatagaaagaaaaaaggaaaaaattCGACACCTGTGAGATTCGAACTCACGCCCCCGAAGGGAATGGCTGGGCTGATATACCGAGGGCATAGCAGGCCATCGCGTTAACCACTCCGCCAAAGTGCCTCGAGCTGTTCTATTGGCGCTCATCTTTGAAACAGCTCGCCGGTAGAACAGAACAATGAATTTCATATTACTCGACtccctacggagtacattctCTATAAATACAACCCCACTATCCTCTGAAAACGAAAGTCAAGCCCCAAAATTTCCTTTATCAAGAAAAGCAAACCGCGTGTAAAGAGCCCTAGCATCGTcatatagaaaatagtaaGAGTCTATACTCGAGCCCAGCTCAAAGCTTGTTAGGTATCACCCCGGATTCACTATCGCGTCCGGCGTCAGTGTGCCAAAGATTGTCTCCGCCTAGAGAGAATATTTACCTAAACAGCTCTGGCCAAGTTGAAACACTCACAGAACAGCAGAAGGCTCTCATTGGCAGTATTGGCAATACAAAACAACGGAGCCGTCTCCATGATCGCACATTCAAAGTCTTCCCAAGGGAAGATCGGTTGGATATTATTGAGTTCCACCGGGCAGACGTGTGTATCGACCACCGGACAGGCGAAGAACACAACATTTTGGTGGCTAGCGCGTCCGAGGCACTTTATATCAGTAAAAGTACACCGGAGAGGGGGATCAAGAATGAAAACAAGATCACATCTATGAATCGTGGAAGCGCCAGAGACGATGGTAACAGAAATTCATCTGCGGCCCCATGTCTGAGCGGTTCACCTCCGGATATTATCTCTTTCTCAGACTAACACTAAAACAACTCTCGAACAAGAAATACATAAAGGAAGAGAATCTTAAAAAGGTATCCTCGAATAGCCCTTAAAGCACCGGTCATATGCTAACATAGCCAGTTACATCCCATTACCCATCCGGTACTGTTCATAGGTCCGAAGGAGGGCGGGCGTAAGTGTCGCCTTCAAAGCTTTGCCGATGCCTATAGATATCTCGGGCATGCGGAGGACATTTTGCATCCCGGACATCCTCGTGAACCTGGCTTAAATTTGGAGATACAGTCGCAACCATCTATTAGCGAAGCTGCTGTTTCGTGTGTCGAAAGTTTGTCAGGGTATACGGTACAAAAGGTCAACTCTCTTTTATACCACCTTGCGCCCGATCATAGCCTCCGATGACCTGGTCTAAGAGGATGTACATCGTGCTACAAAAAACTGGGGGCCTGTGTTAGTGCTATATGCGAGCATTTGGTCACTGCCATGGATAAGGTAGGTTATAGACTAGCCCTTGTGTTAGAATAAATTCTCTATcacttcctttctctttaGCTTGAGTCTACCATTCCGGTTCGAATCGGGTTCGACTACGATGAGCCCTTCAAAAGTACGCCTCCACATTGGGCCATAAAACTACTGCTCGAGAAAAAGGGCGATAATCTTTTACCTCTGTCGCTCTGCCTGAGGGGTTCAGTCAAGCATGGATTGGTCCCAGACAAACCTTGCTCCAAGGTTGGACGATGGGTTATGACATGCTAAAGGTGCGGCGAGTCACGAAAACGGAAAAGGAATGATGAAAGACAGTCCGGAATCAGGTACACACGAAATCTCTACCGGAAGTCTAAGCTCATTTTTGAAAAATTTAGGCTGGCCCCGGTGCTATATATCGAAGACGTCGAGGTCCTCTTCACGCAGGATTCAGATACTTCGAGGCCACGTTTCTGGAGACCTCGCCGCTTCTCCCCAATATTGATACTTTATAGTACTATTTTGCATCCCGACTATCATGGAAAGGCGCTATAACTCTGATATATGGGAAATACACGGATATTGGATCAATTATCAATGCGATTATTATAAAGGCACTACAAGTATATTTCTCTGCCTTGGTAGTACAGCCTTTCAAGTTTATTTCGTTTAATAATTCTTCCTTATTTCCTAgatttctaaattaaagTGCTTTCTCAATTCTCTGAACAGTTAAAGATTTTATGAGACATCCCCAAATCAGAAATAGAACCTAGAATCTGTCGAGGAAATACTCGATCCTATCTTGGTTATCGTCCCAAGACATGCAGTGTTACTCCAGATCCTGGCAGGGAGTGATGAGTTGGTACAGAACAAAGTCCCTTACAAGGGCCACAGGAATTTCCAGAGGATCAATATCGGGTACCTTTGTAAAAAGCTGTTCCCTGGTCTGACCTCAAAAGCCCTTCAGACGGCACACGAATTTTTGTGAGAAAGTGAGGGGTCTTGCGAAGAATACCATTCATATGACACTGAAGCGATGGCAGAAATAGTGAAGGTTCTTGTGAAATTGGTGTAAGAACAACAGTGTCCCAAAAAGGGAGgcaaattaaaaaaagttttagCATTTACCTGCTTATGTCACTCAAAACAGTGTGTAAGTAAGTGTCaagctaaaaaaaagaacgacACCTGTGAGATTCGAACTCACGCCCCCGAAGGGAATGGCTGGACCGATACACCAGAGAGGGTATAGCAGGCCATCGCGTTAACCACTCCGCCAAAGTGCCTTATTGCTTAAAATGGATTATTATTGTAGTTTATGAAGGTGCCCAAAGTCTTACCACATTTTCGTTGAAACACTTAACTGCCAACTGCTTTTAACCACAATTTGACCGGCTGAGCCTACCAGGACCCATGAGAAGTCGAGGTAAGAAGAGCCATGAGGATATTGTGGCCAATCTGGTCCGTGGAGCTAAGGAGGACAGTTTTCGTCATGTTCTCTATACTATATCCTTGTCTTGCACTGTTGCTAAAGTTTAGCTGCTATTTTGGTTTTGAAATGAATCATTTCGACTGAAAAACCAACTGATTCGACTACACTCAAGATGCCTTTGTAGCTGAGGGTCTATTATAGGTCTATTTCTGGTTGACACAACTTTTGCCCATTGATGGATTATTGTGGCCACATTACGGATGTAGCCCTGAGACTCCATTTTTCTCTCGCTCGATCAACATATACAAGCATTGTATGCACTTAAAATTAGTACTCTCATTGACTTAATCCAACGTTTATACTTTTCCATGGAATGCATTGGAGACTTTATCCGCGGCCCTTTCCGCTAGCTCGTCATCTATCTACATCCCATCTTCAACTAAGTAACCGGACTTCCCTTTCTGTATCTTGCAAGAACCATACATTAGAACCTGCTTTAGACTGTTCCTCTATTTCTGCTACAAGATCTGGTGTTTCTTGGACTTGCTCCTGCTATCTTGTCAAATTCTTCTTGATAATATAGGACATCTAATATCTGTGAAAATCCGAACTAAGCCTTATTATGAATCTACATTTATTTACTAAGCAGTAATGCCAAGTTTAGCAATACATGAGGGAGAGTTCTCTAGGCGAGCGCACGCAAGTCCTGGATGGTTTCTCAACTACACGTTGACAGTCAGCCCACATAACATGCGTTTAATGAGTAGAATGTAATAGCAGTCTAGGCTATGGATGCAGGGTCATGGTCTAGTACCAAGAGAGTAGTGTTATAGGTATCTCCCTACCATCAACAAACAAGTTGACTGTGGCAGTTGATTGATAAGCTACACTCGACGGGTAATTCATTCCATATCTCATTGGTGGTTCTGGTGACTGGTTTGGATGGATACTTTCTCAGTTCTCTGTTTCTTCGAGAGAATTAGGTTGGTGGTAGGAATATTTCTGATAGTAGACGCCTATTACATACATCCAACATGCCTCACTATTCAACTAGCAGACAGTACATTATTGCTCTTCCTGCCCTAGAATCGAGATAAAACTGTTTGAACGATTCTctaaaacaaaaagaatattCTGTTTTTCACCGCACCACACTTGCATATTCACTATGTTATTCACCGATCACGTATTCACTGACCCTTCTGGTCCTCTCTCTCGCTTCTGACCCGCAGAGCCTTCCTAAGATGCACTAATTCACTCCGGACTCCCTCGCCCAGCCCATAATAAAGAATGTGGAGCTGAAGTCCGTCTGCCAGCACATCAAAGTAAAACACCACAGAAACTATATGCTAAAGTAACTTGGCAAGACTTATACTTGGCCACCATAATTGCTAGATTTGGCTCGTTCTTCATGCGAAAACCCTGTCCTATGTCAGGAGTTGATGGACACTTTCGAACGGGCCAAGGCTATAACACGAGGTGGCAATGTGGTGGCTATATGCACCTGTCCAAACCCGAGTGCGCCCCGATTTCCATTTTGTGTGTCTCGAAGCCTAGTGGTGTGTATTTTGGTAGGCTGACTATTCAAGACTTTATTAGAAATGATTGGAGTTCGGACACAGTTACAATTGACTCAGTTGTTACTGTCCAAAACACGACAAATTATCTCTTCAGCTAACCGACCCTTGGTGGCGCTAACACGACGGCTGCATAAATCACACGATCCATCGCTCTTGTGAGTGTGTTTTCTATGTCCGATCGAGAAGAAGCTATATTTAGACTACTACTTCCGAAAGCTGAGCGACATGGCTTTTACCATGCGAAACGATTATTGAAGGCTCGACTCCTGGGCAGggcctacggagtatacgaGTGAGACATTTCGATTCCGAGATGCCCGAGGCAGATATATGGGGTAATGATCGACCGTTATTGATGTGCCAAGTCCAGAAAGAATCCACATTGTCTCCTCGTCAATAAATATCCTGAGACATAACCAATTAACCCTTTGCCCCCAACGTCTGATGTCATGAGAGCAGTCCCCAGCTCTACGCGAGGGTTGCCCCCGATTTTGTTGCCTTAATTTGGGGATGCGGCCCCAGAAGTATAAATACACTTAAACTTCCCTTCTAAAATTGATTAACTCAAACTCTACCACGAAGAGAAGATCCATTGACTCCCAGCCTCCCAGCCAAAATGAAGATCTCCGCTGCTATTTCTACTGCCCTCCTGGCCGTTAGTGCCGCTGCGTTCGACAAGAACCAACGTCAGTGATATCGTTCCATCTCACTTCCCTCACAGGATAACTAAGATAGACTATAGCCTGGGGCAAGCGCGACTACAACTGTGTCAACGTCTTCCAGGGCATCCCCGACAACTCGACCGTCGCTCCCGGCGCTGAGATTAACATCAAGTTCAACCGCAACTCCAAGAACTGCGAGTCTCTGACCCAGTATAAGGGAGCGGATTATTCTATCTATCTCTACAACAACCCTGTCAGAAACCTTGACACTATCCATTTCGACAAAGAACTTTTCATCAAGAAGGATATCCCCGAGCAGGACGGTGCTGTCACGATCACCATCCCGTCTCAGGAGCAGCTCGGTACCGTTGCGGACGACAGCGTTTGGTATCTCCGTCTCTCTACTAGCTTGAACGATGCTCCCCAGATGCCTACTCTTTTCAATGCTGCCGGACCCTTCGCTATTCGTGCTTAAATGTCCATGGCAGTCGTTTGTTTAATCGCAATGGACTATTGACATGGATGGAAGGCTATCTTGACATATACCCTTGTATTAG
The sequence above is a segment of the Aspergillus flavus chromosome 4, complete sequence genome. Coding sequences within it:
- a CDS encoding uncharacterized protein (expressed protein) gives rise to the protein MPSVYQPSHSLRGREFESHRCRFFLIFISSLPNLITFYLPYFRTHSKLCLLTVLNIQSTVCSLVCASWNFQCIARKSTNC
- a CDS encoding Alpha/Beta hydrolase protein, with protein sequence MWFSSTAWLLPLALAGSVQALPKGAKIGTTASHVRKGGVTYNVFEHAATGARLEYVNNSGICETTKGVNQYSGYLSVGENQNMFFWFFESRNNPQQAPLSAWFNGGPGCSSMIGLFQEHGPCHFVNGEDTPSLNEHSWNNFANMLYIDQPIGVGFSYGDNPVNSTWTAAPYVWKFLQAFYEHFPQYESRDFGIFTESYGGHYGPGFASYILDQNNAIEAGSQKGEKVNLVALGINNGMFDSTLQEKAYITFAYNNTYRQLIDESLKDKLLEAYESECLPAVQKCQQTQTNEDCQNAGSVCGESVENPIMQAGGDFDVYDVREPSNDPNPPETYSKYIARPDIMKAIGARSDYQECADAPGQKFGATGDEYRSTLPDLSEVIKAGVNVLVWAGTADYICNVDGSIAVANAVDFSGHDEFQGKALEAYKVNGKEVGQFKSVDNFHLLTVYDAGHEVPYYQPETALQAFTQILQKKPLSST